DNA sequence from the Labrus bergylta chromosome 13, fLabBer1.1, whole genome shotgun sequence genome:
CAGGACTTAATTGATAAACCCTCCAAGACAGTTCACATAATTAGTCAAGGGGGAGTTACTACAGCAAGTAAGAACACACCAGAATTTTTGGGGTAATGGCCCACAAGTCCatactgaaaaaacaacaaggcaaGATTCAGCACATTTCCcctgaaatggaaaaataatgaGGGTAGAATAGAAAAAATAGATTCCTCTTGAtgggcaaaaagaaaaaaaaatatgaagggGAAGTTGGAGGTAAAGTGCATAAAAGCTTAAAATCAAAAAAGGAGGGGGCCCAAAAAATGAAGAGGTACTCCACTAAAACTTgcagcacacacagcttcaCGATTGAGAGAGCAGCTACGAGGACGGTCAGGTCAACTGTCTCTCCAGCTTTGTTCTACGATGGCCGACACGCGTTTCTCGTACTCCCGCTTGTTCTCCTGGTACAGCTGAGCGGCCTGACTGTTGGCTGGACTGTTGGGGTTTGGCTCATCAAGCAGGGACTGGAGAAAAAGAATCGACACTCAAGGTGAGAGGGGTTTAGTGAAAAAACCAACACCCGATCATCATAAGCACTCATCTGTAAATGTTTATGGTCCATGACGAACACTTTAGAGCttggtttaaagttttagtATTCTGTGATTATCACTGAGCAGCTCTGAATTTGGGACTGCTGGTCTGACAAAACAAGATGCTCCTTAGGCTCTAGGATTTTTAAATGGGCATTTTTCTAACACAACTTTCTAACATTTATCGACTGATTTgatcctgaaaacaaaaacctaaAGCAGCCCTAATGACTTCACATTAACTTCAAGATCACTTTAAAAGTAACAATTGTCGGCTCATAGGTTGCAAAATGAGCAATTTATTCAAAATCTGATGCACCATATATTATTTCAATCCTTTATCAAAAACACTAACTAAGTCGTGGTTGCAGTTTTTCAATGTTAAAGATAGGATTGTCAAAATCAACATGTCAGATTTTTACGAGTAAAATCAGGCGATCCTGCATTAGTTACATTTATGATCATGTTGTTCATTCACACTCCTTACCTGGATAGATGTAAGAATAGAGGACACATCATAAGTTGGACTCCAGCGGTTCTGCAGGATGTCCAAACATATACTGCCGTCTGCATAGACTGTGGATAAAAAGCTCAGTTAAAACACCGCTCacagcagaaaatgtttttaatgcgtCTGAAAGATGAAAAGATGTTCTTACCATTAGGATGAAACATCTTTGACACAAAGCGTACTGTGGGGGGTTTGTTGGGGTATTCTTCTGTAAACTCTACAATGAGTTTAAATGTACCTTtgataaagacacacacacacaaaagtcattaaaacatgattgtgtttgtggtgtggaATGTTTTTGATGCTTTCCATTAATCCTAACCGGAAAAACCAACACCttatataaatatgtgaatattACAGGATTTTAAAACTTCAGAGGAAGGATCTTCAAGGAAAACTtatatgtatttgtatttatacAGGGTGGCATGAAGCCAAACTGTTGAGAAATTATGAcctcaatatgttttttttcacttaatTGATAATAACAAATGGTGAAAAGTGCAATTATTCTAGTTTATTTATGAGTCTTACAGATTAATATAGTCTGACATTATGGTGATGCATCACTTTGACACAAATCtgtaagataaaaaaatgatgtatgGGGTTGTTAGGCAACCAGCACCAATTCAATTCATCTACGTTACGTAAGACACGATTTTCTATACAGTATAGTTTCAGTACACCTTACTATAGTAACTAATAAATCAAGAACAGGGTAAACGACTTACCATCTTCAAAAGGAGTTCCTTCAGGGCTGTGAGGttagagtgagaaaaaaaaaagtcttctgtCATTACTTGCTCCTTAATGCAAAAGATGTATGAGATCTGTGGTTCAGAAAAACTATAATAAAACAGTTCAGCTTCAGTGTCTTACCCAAATATGACTGCATTCCACACCATGATGTTGTTTTCAGATGGTGCACCACTGACACCAGCTGGAGGGTCCTCTTGTAGCCTTTAtgacataataaaaaaagtagaaaacagTTACAACAAAAGCGCTTAACCCAATGTCCCTTTATGAACCACAGCTAAGtacaacatttcaaatcaaCTCAACCTCCTGCtggctttaaaacaaacaattttgaTTACTTTTCCACTAATGTTTGATTGTGTGATTTGCACCTTTAACCCTGAAGAAGACTGACGTGATCAAAAGAACATCAGTTATCAGCTTTAAACAAATCCCATCACATGAACAAACgtctgtttctttttaaccACTTTTCTGTTAATTAAAGTTTAACCAACATATACTTTCATCATAGATTAATATTTACACAAGCAAGCGACAGAGACCCTATCACTGTGGCCATTTAGAAGTCCTAGCTAACTTTGAATCATTTAGGAGGAGCAGATTTATAATTTctggtatttgttttttttttttacaacgaTAATATTGagtaacaaaagaaaacttaaatggtagaaaatacaaagtaaatccATCCTTGTACTGATACAGTTTTATAATTGTAATACTATTTTCTTGCAGAACTTCAAGTCTACAAGACAAGTTTGTttgtctacactcctgcactttaactcaTGTATCACTGATTACacagctccctatgtcaatactgcccatttacaactctgtttttacacatttacatttaatctttcatatttaagactaatgctaagttaaatcctggttgtatatattcacattattagttttgatgtttttagtgcttatttactttgtatttaatattatattgtgtttaaatttgctaatattgtgttttttgctcatattgtgtgtttggataacctgctgctgtaacgccacaatttcacagtttgggatcaataaagtaattctattctattctaaaactTAAATTAGTAACACTCAAAGTGTATTTAGAAATGAAATACTTTTCATTCTTTCCTGTCTGAAGCTTCCCTCAACTAACCACTCCCAATACCTGGAAAGTGTTAAAACTTTACAGATCACCGTCAGAAAGGTTTGGAAGAATTTAAAGGATGATGTAAAaaaattcagttttgtttaagTCTGGTTTCTGAAATTAACAATAAgatgaaaaacaggaggaacCCAAAGTCTCCAGGTTAACTTGAATACAGATGTGGATGAATACAATTATTGAAATTTGCATGAATATCTTTCTCCAAGCTTAAAATATAcccatttttaatttgatttactATAAGAACTTAAGTACAGATTGATTTCAAGTGTccaaagtaacaaaaaaatatacacagTTAGTATTAAGCAGATTTCAGGACACTTTTTGTGGTTGGGTCTGTTTTTACAGAGACCCTGTCCatccataaataaataaataaataaataaatataaaacacctACCAGGTTCACTTTTTAACttgttattttttctccatttatttaactgatgtaaatatgtttgatttttaacttcttgttatttttttataattattttcctgtttttcttgagctgtcaataaagtttatttttatttttaagggaCACTTTAACTTAATGTGGATAATAACCCACTCTGTGTGATGCTGAttacttaaataaataataaataaataacaggcTTGAATTCAGTGACATTTAACGTTAAATAAGctgaaataaatcatgtttatgAAGAATAACAACACCGACAGTTAGCTACAAGCCTATCTGTGGCGACTAGCCTGTTAGCATATCAGCTAGCAGCGTTAGCTTCTAGTCTCCGGTAAACCTCTCTCCTAAATCAACGGAAGTGTAATGTTTCATGTTATTAACATGGTAAACTAAATGTCGGGTTAGGTTTGTGTTTTACTGTGTCTACCTGTGAATCAGCATATTTACAgttatattaaaatattaatgttCGGCTCCGCCAACTCGACGGAAGCTAGGCTAACTAGCTAGGCTAACTAGCTAGGCTAACTTAGCTGTGTTTTGACAAATCATAAAATCAGCATCGACACAACTCACCGTTTAAAATCTCTCATAAGTCTTCTTCTGGCCGGGGTCGACATGGTTTAACTTTTGGAACACGTATCGAAAACAGCGACACGTTTGACGGgagtttaataaaataaaaatgttatgttGAGTTAAATAGTTATTTGACACCGTCAGCGTCTCCCTCCGCCTCCCGTCGCTCTAATCCTGCCTCTCCGGTCAGACCAGCTAGGTTTACAGGACGATACCAACTGCCGGGGatagcgggggggggggggggggtagtttctacttctgttaaaaaaatcattatcgGACAACAAGTTATCAATACAGATATTCGACAACttcaaataattacattttttaaaatcaaactctAACTTAATTTCACAACATATATGAACCGAaccattgttttatttaaaatattttctttatccCCCCCCCTTATTGCCATTATGGGTATCGTCTGAAACGGGGCGTGGTAACTATGACGTAGTGTTTGTGCATTGCACATGAAGGTCGCTTCTTGTGGCAGGTGACTGTTGAACGCCACTGAAACTGTGCCCAGACACGTGACTGGGGCCGCCCCGTCTGCTCCATTTCGAGCAGAACTCTGGAGAAACCGGGCTAAGCAAATACTTTGATTAATGCTGTAAAGTCCCGGATGAGTATTAAGCCATAGAAtggaatagaattactttattgatcccaaactgggaaattgtggcgttacagcagcaggttgtccaaacacacaatatgagcaaaaaacacaatattagcaaatttaaacacaatataatattaaatacaaagtaaataagcactaaaaatatcaaagctaagaatgggaatatatacaaccaggatttaacttagcattactagtcttaaatatgaaatatgaaatgtaaatgtgtaaaaacagagttgtaataTTAATACAATACATATTGatgcacattaaaaaacatgaaaaaagaatcaaaactTTGAACTTTTGcaaaaacttgttttattattaattgGCAACATGGGATGtacttgaattgttttttttgtttgttttctaattaaTATCTAGTTAAGACTAACAAAATTAAAGTATTGGTAGTAGTTCAACACAGATGATGACTTTAGTGTGTAACAAAACAAAGCTATTTACAGCCTTACAAAACGTTTGAACACTTAACACattctttaaacacaaagatcCCCTTCTTAGTCTTTTATCAGTTACACATTCAAATCTATCAATGGGCCTGCcctttgcaacaaaaaaatggaaatttcAATGGTTGAATAACTGGACCATTCAATGGGTTTAAGGCAAATTAATTATTGATAAGCCGTACATGAGATTcagacaaaacaactggcctcTCATCAACTGACTCCCTTTGCACTCTATGATCCATGGTACAGAAGCAAGGTGCTGAAGAGGGCATGGTCATACAGCTGCTCTGCTTTTACTGACTTCTGGTGCTCCATCTGGCTGCCTGCAGTGCTGTGGTCTGAAGAGTCACAGTAGCCGATCTGCCCGTGGAGGATTTCTGCTGCTGGTTCACACCCAAATGGAAGCTGTGGTTTACTGTGACCATGTGAGGGGAAATCCTCAAAAGGTCTCGCTCCTGCCACTGGAAATGAAACACATTGTCAAAGGGCATAAAGATAATTTATTTGAGACCATTTTCCTCCTTCTAAAAAGTGAagaggggtaaaaaaaaaaatgctagattcattttgttttgcacaacTAAATATGAAAGGGGGTTCCTTTCAAGACAAAAGTGAGATTTTGTGACCACATTTcaacacagaggagaaaaaaagtcattttggCTTTTCCCTTAAGATCGTTCAAAACGTTGATCGATAAAGTTCAAAATGCACACAAGTCTTACGTAACCCCTCAAGTTTTGACCTGAGGCCTTGTTTAAAATAGGTCAGGCCATGATCTGTGGTTACTCAGTGCTACCGTTAACTGCTGTATGACACAGTGACCTACTTCACTTTCCACAGAGGTATTTAAGCTGTTGCAGCAAGGCAAGaaaatctgccttttttttttttccagacctGTTGGCATGCCGTAGTAAAAACTCAACGTAAGGAGCAGGGTAGATTTAAAAGGGGAACTTTAGCCATATGAaattcattatttgatttatcTTTGTAACTTTGCGTTGGAATGAAACTGAAAATAGAGACAACCTTAAAAAGATGCACAAGAACACAATCACGTTTATAAAATGTATCAACATTTAATGATTCACACAATAAAGTACAAAGCTAAACCTGCTCAGTAATAAGCATTTGAtgtttcaaatttaaaatgtcattacaCAAACTTTCTGCCATGTAACACAAGAACTGGAACATGAAATTCTACTACAAAATACAGAGATTATAAAGAATTTCCCTCACTTGTatataaaaagttgaaaagaatGCACATGAAGTTATTGTTCAATACAGCTCAAGAAATAAGGCTTTTTGCAAATCCATGCAAACTTTCTTGAGCAGTACTGCTTATTCAAAACGACTGATTGTAAAAGGGCCAATTACTGCTTAACAAAATCAGACAGGGTATAATTATGTGAACATACAAGATGTGCAAGCCTCGCTAGGTgcctaaaaaaaactttgctaACACGCTCATTAAACATTCACCACACTCAAGAGTCATGTAAGCACTCAGCTAAATAATAAACGCAaaaggaagaaacagaagaacaaaCTCCCAGCCAATGAACCACCATGTCTTATAATAGGACAATCTACTAATTACAACTAAGCTGCACAGTCAATTGATTATACTTTGAGCTACATTCATGTTGGGATATGCTTTGGCATAAAGGTCAATCTACAATGCTAAACATCTGGAGCTAATGTGTGGTTAGATGACACTTCCTCAGTGTATATTAACGAGTGTgcacttttcattttttgcaCAAAAGTCGTCAATGAAGCCGCAATTAAAGAAAGATTTCTGAATTTACTTTCTTTAAATCAACAATGGCGGGGACGGGGATCACAACTCCAAGAGGACCCTTCGCAGTATTTGTTTAGTTATAGAATTCtctatataattattatataattGTCAAAAAATCCACTTCTCTTCTCTTAGCCATTTGAAATGAGCATGAAACTGAATTAGTCAAACCACTCTTAAATTGATCAACTGAGCTTTAACGTGTTATGCAACAGTGCATAATTTGACAAACAACAGTTAGGACTgatatgaaaacatgaaacacttttCCTATTGGTCAAATGTAAGTATGACCAACATTTGAACTTGCAATGCTACTATGTCAAGGGAATGTTATTAGTTATATATGTCTAAATTGTTTCCGTTTAATTGTGCAAAACAAAACGCATCTGTTCAACAGAAACCTCAAAAACAGGTTTTACACAAACAGCTATTTGTTTAAGTGGACGGCTGCATTAAACacaactattaaaaaaaagatacctCAGTAACTGTATCCATCTGAGCAGAATCAGGTACATAGAATAGTAGAAATACAGATCACACACTGCTATTCATCTTTCACGTGTAGCTTAATAACAAATCAGACACGAGTGTATTCCTGTGTGCATGTAgtacacaaaatacaaaaagccAGGCGCTACCAGAAAAATCAACTGCACAAATATAACATTAGCGAAATGCCTCTACACAAAAACAAGCTCTCTACAGGTAGGCGTAAGAGTTGGTGCAGCGGCAGGGCGTCTGCATTGAAGCCACAGTGATGACCTCCAGCTCTTTAGTTGCCTGGATGGACCTGTTCTGTCCCAACGGGTCCACACACTGATCCATGGACCCCGGCCCCTGCGGCGGCGCAATCCCATTCAGCCCAAATGCAAAGGGTCCTGGCCCACCTGAGGTAACAGTTGACGCCAACTCCATGCTCATGCTTTCCATCTGGGCCTCTCCAGCACCACCCAGTGGCCCATTCCCATTCAGCAATTCTGGTGGCATTCCCAGACCTACAAGAAAAAGATGgattcagaaaataaaatgagtgTTCTTTGGGGGAAAAATTCGATAATGtcaaagttgaaacatttcaaatacacCAGGCTATGATTTATTGGAGAATTTCTTGCGATTCCTTCATCCATCATTTGAAGGCAAGTGGACCAAATACcattatttttcatcatttgttaccactggcaaagctgaaaatatttagTGTTACGGTGTtagtgtgtttctttttgatttgcttttagctcttttagtttcttacatctttttaaatctttcgtcctcttggtctcagctcgtgttgttgggttcttgtgttgcctgggttcttattatgttcttgtgatggttcttatgatggttcttatgatggttcttgtgatggttcttgtgatggttcttatcatggttctagtgatggttcttatgatggttcttgtgatggttcttgtgatggtctggttctatatgtctgttgggtatcgtgcactttgggttcttttctgttgaattgtatttaattatttttagtatttagtatttgttatgttcttgttgttgtttctgttcttctgtgtttgctttagtttgttcttgtttttgctgtttgtcaaagcactttgtaaacctgtgtttttaaaaggtgctatagaaataaagttattattattattacaacaaATAAGTTGTGTGAGGTTGGGTGTATGCTCTGAGGACGGACTTTTCCACATGAGGGAGCCTGAAGGTACATTTAACATCTCTCTTATTcttaaaacaaattcaaacaccCACACAGAACAAACCCTGTGCAACCGTGTCACAgctaaaaaacagtttttgtcttcATCAGCCAGGATCCTTTTTTTTGGTCTAGCATGTCTGCAGTTGCATTAGCTTAAGTAAAGAGCAACTGTTCAAGCTGGAGTACAGTAATATCTTTTCCTattaaagaaacattcaaaacgtttactttgaaaatgataataaaGTTGAAGTGGGTACCTACCATTAGGTCGAGCCTTCTTCACTGGGTTGGCTTCCATGTCATCAAAAGACCTCTTTCTGTTGGGAGTGCCATTTAAGAAGCTGCGACCCTGGATGTTGGGGTGAGTGTGGCCCCTGTTCTGGGTCATGCCATTCAGAAAGGCCCCCGTATGGGACTGAGCCATGTTTTGTTGGAAGTTCTGGGCATTGGAGAGAATCCTGGCGCACTCCTGGAACCCCTGGGCGTGGGCCAGGTCGGCAGCGGTCAGCCCACTGGCATTCCTCATACTGCACAACAGAAAAGAGGAGTGTTAGAGACACTCACTGGACGTTTGgtgcacacaaataaacaacaaacaacataggACACGCTCCAAACGTACgtaaacacaagcacacacacacacacgcacacacatacagactcaagaagtgttcacacagacagacagatacagataGATGTATAGAAAACAGCCTGCCCTGTTCTACCCTCTCACATCCTCTTCGTCATCTTCATGAGAGATGACGACTGATCCTTTTCGGATCAATTTCATCTTTCATACAAATTCAATTTGACAAGTTTCCAAATCGTTTCTGAAACATCTGCTATTAAAAGGACATGATTAAGACAACACAAGACCCAGTAACACGGACCTGAAATGATCTGAAAAAACTGGACAAGGAAGATTAAGAAGATAGTTCAATGAAAAGAGGcactgaatctgaatctgaaggAGAAGTTtcaatgtttgatttgaagAGTTGTCTTGTGTGTGCGGAGGCAAATGTGACATCCAAGAAGGGTTTGGATTTAAGGCAGGCGTCATCCAACATTTCCAAAAGTGAAGCAAGATTTCTGCATTTCCACATCCAGATTCCATCTGAGGATGTGACCGGTCTCAAATACGAGCTGCAAAAAGCAAACTTGAAGtggtgtatatatatatatagatatatagatatatgcaTGAGTATTCTCTGTATATGGGTGTGTGCGTAAAGTGGAAAACTAAAATGAAAGTAGTAGAATTCTTCATAGACAAGTAATAGATCAGAAGTCCTTAATGTTAAAGACCAGGATTGAACATCGTTGCATCTTCTGGGGAAACTCCGCAGAATCGCTGGTTACGAGGAAGAATCACTCAAGACCTTTGATTGTTAGAATTCCACTCATCTTCTCTTTGGGTTGGTAAAGATTTGAGGAACTAGTCTTCAGTTGGTTCAAGAAAGATGGATGAGGGAATGGTGAATAAGAGAAAAGGGTAATCCATGGGAAGGTGATCATTCATAAATCATTAAACAGGGTTTTGATCACATACAGTTGTGTTAATCATGTCCAGTAGTAGCAGGAATAAGGAGATTTTTGGAGTGTTGAAATGAATGAGCGAACAGTGCTTCTCTGCTTTTCTATTATCAGACTTGTATGCAGCACTTTTGTGTGGAAGTAATATCATTAAAAAAGCATTGATTAATAACTAGTCTTATCAAAGTTTATAGAGAATAGAGAGAGTAAATAAAGAGTTCAGTTTTATCTGAGTGTTGTTGCTACAGTTTTCAGTGAATAAATATGCCATTaattacagtctatggttatgaCACAGTTTATTTCCTGCCCGTCTCCTCCTAACCAATAGAGGCCTTTCAGCTTAATGATGAGAATTTCTCTCGTCTCTATTGGCTGATAAGTAAACAATGCTTCCCTTGTTCTGTGTCTAAATGTCATCTCTCAGTAAAATGAGTTCTGCGAGGAAACAGCTATGTCTTTGTCAGAGAAGTGGGACTCTGGCTCAGATCCAAGAGCCTGTACATAATGAGAATAAAAAGACTGTGTCACCATCTGCAGGCCAGTTTAGGAAATACCTAGAT
Encoded proteins:
- the ube2al gene encoding ubiquitin conjugating enzyme E2 A, like, translating into MSTPARRRLMRDFKRLQEDPPAGVSGAPSENNIMVWNAVIFGPEGTPFEDGTFKLIVEFTEEYPNKPPTVRFVSKMFHPNVYADGSICLDILQNRWSPTYDVSSILTSIQSLLDEPNPNSPANSQAAQLYQENKREYEKRVSAIVEQSWRDS
- the ankrd10b gene encoding ankyrin repeat domain-containing protein 10b, whose translation is MSVGVESGFSSEEVLNSRFPLHRACRDGDVGALCSLLQCTSNPADLTVEDTFYGWTPIHWAAHFGKLECVMRLVQVGCGVNVMTSRFAQTPTHIAAFGGHPECLLWLLQAGAEINRQDYVGETPIHKAARAGSLECINALLIQGAKADMRNASGLTAADLAHAQGFQECARILSNAQNFQQNMAQSHTGAFLNGMTQNRGHTHPNIQGRSFLNGTPNRKRSFDDMEANPVKKARPNGLGMPPELLNGNGPLGGAGEAQMESMSMELASTVTSVAGARPFEDFPSHGHSKPQLPFGCEPAAEILHGQIGYCDSSDHSTAGSQMEHQKSVKAEQLYDHALFSTLLLYHGS